A single Phoenix dactylifera cultivar Barhee BC4 chromosome 1, palm_55x_up_171113_PBpolish2nd_filt_p, whole genome shotgun sequence DNA region contains:
- the LOC103721362 gene encoding uncharacterized protein LOC103721362 isoform X3 produces MWRRSLAENSSSVELSNSSFILAAERTDRKDPLNGYKHYTGGWNISNNHYWASVGFTAAPLFVLALIWFLGFGLVLLLICCCYCCCRRQSYSYSRTAYALSLILLILFTCAAIVGCIVLYTGQGKFHSSTSNTLDYVVGQANITVDNLRNFSESLADAKKIGVDQIFLPADIQGKIDAIQTKLNSSANDLSTKTKDNSRKIQHVLDEVVLALIILAAVMLLVAFLGFLFSILGLQFLVSIFVIVGWILVAGTFILCGVFLLLHNVVADTCVAMNDWVDHPHAHTALDDILPCVDTATANESLYRGREVTFQLVNVVNQVINNISNRNFPPRAGPLYYNQSGPLMPPLCNPYTAGLSNRTCATGEVSLSNASQVWRGYICQAAVVSGSEICTTAGRVTPGIYKQMAAAVNVSQGIYLYGPFLTGLEDCTFVRQTFTEINNNYCPGLEQHSKWIYVGLVMVSTAVMLSLIFWVIYARERRHRKYNKQFIHSGQPPLPLQEKAP; encoded by the exons ATGTGGAGAAGGTCTCTTGCTGAGAATTCATCATCTGTTGAGCTTTCCAACAGCTCTTTCATCTTGGCTGCGGAGAGGACAGACAGGAAGGACCCTTTGAATGGATACAAACATTACACCGGTGGTTGGAATATCAGTAATAACCACTACTGGGCT TCAGTCGGTTTTACAGCAGCTCCCTTGTTTGTCCTTGCTTTGATCTGGTTCCTGGGATTTGGTTTGGTTTTATTGCTCATATGTTGCTGCTATTGCTGCTGCCGACGTCAGAGTTATTCCTATTCTCGCACGGCATATGCTCTCTCGCTTATTTTGCTCATACTATTTACCTGTGCTGCAAT TGTTGGATGCATCGTCTTGTACACCGGTCAGGGGAAGTTCCATTCCAGCACTTCAAATACTCTAGATTATGTTGTGGGTCAGGCCAACATAACGGTTGACAATCTTAGGAATTTCTCAGAGAGTTTGGCAGATGCTAAGAAGATTGGGGTGGATCAAATCTTCCTGCCTGCTGATATCCAGGGTAAAATTGATGCCATCCAAACTAAGCTCAACTCATCAGCTAATGATCTTTCTACTAAGACAAAGGACAATTCTAGGAAGATTCAGCACGTGTTGGATGAAGT GGTATTGGCTTTGATTATACTTGCTGCAGTGATGCTCCTTGTGGCGTTTCTTGGATTCT TATTCTCCATACTTGGATTGCAATTCCTTGTCTCCAT CTTTGTGATTGTTGGATGGATTCTTGTAGCGGGTACATTTATCTTGTGTGgagtttttcttcttctacataA TGTGGTTGCAGACACATGCGTTGCAATGAACGATTGGGTCGATCACCCTCATGCGCATACAGCTTTGGATGATATTCTTCCCTGTGTTGATACTGCCACTGCTAACGAATCACTGTACCGAGGCAGGGAAGTCACTTTCCAGCTGGTAAATGTTGTGAATCaagtcatcaacaatatttCCAATAGGAACTTCCCTCCTCGTGCCGGACCTCTATATTATAACCAATCCGGACCATTGATGCCCCCACTTTGCAACCCATACACAGCCGGCTTGAGTAACCGTACATGCGCCACTGGAGAAGTCAGCTTGAGCAATGCGTCACAG GTATGGAGGGGTTACATTTGCCAGGCTGCTGTTGTCTCTGGGTCTGAGATATGTACCACCGCTGGCCGGGTTACTCCAGGCATCTACAAGCAAATGGCAGCGGCCGTCAATGTGAGCCAAGGAATATACCTTTATGGGCCATTTCTCACTGGTCTAGAAGACTGCACTTTTGTGCGACAAACATTTACTGAAATTAATAACAATTACTGCCCTGGCCTGGAGCAGCACAGCAAATGGATCTACGTCGGGCTTGTGATGGTGTCGACTGCTGTGATGCTGTCTTTGATCTTCTGGGTCATCTATGCCAGGGAAAGGCGTCACCGCAAGTATAACAAGCAGTTTATTCATTCAGGTCAGCCACCTCTGCCTCTACAAGAGAAAGCACCATAG
- the LOC103721362 gene encoding uncharacterized protein LOC103721362 isoform X1, translating to MAFSRSPPILLLPALLVLFLSFSVSCASSRLHRTLIPGERGEDGLVMWRRSLAENSSSVELSNSSFILAAERTDRKDPLNGYKHYTGGWNISNNHYWASVGFTAAPLFVLALIWFLGFGLVLLLICCCYCCCRRQSYSYSRTAYALSLILLILFTCAAIVGCIVLYTGQGKFHSSTSNTLDYVVGQANITVDNLRNFSESLADAKKIGVDQIFLPADIQGKIDAIQTKLNSSANDLSTKTKDNSRKIQHVLDEVVLALIILAAVMLLVAFLGFLFSILGLQFLVSIFVIVGWILVAGTFILCGVFLLLHNVVADTCVAMNDWVDHPHAHTALDDILPCVDTATANESLYRGREVTFQLVNVVNQVINNISNRNFPPRAGPLYYNQSGPLMPPLCNPYTAGLSNRTCATGEVSLSNASQVWRGYICQAAVVSGSEICTTAGRVTPGIYKQMAAAVNVSQGIYLYGPFLTGLEDCTFVRQTFTEINNNYCPGLEQHSKWIYVGLVMVSTAVMLSLIFWVIYARERRHRKYNKQFIHSGQPPLPLQEKAP from the exons atggCATTCTCTCGATCACCTCCTATTCTCCTCCTACCAGCCCTTCTCGTCCTCTTCCTTTCCTTCTCCGTCTCCTGCGCTTCTTCCCGGCTTCACCGCACGCTGATACCAG GTGAAAGAGGGGAAGATGGCTTGGTTATGTGGAGAAGGTCTCTTGCTGAGAATTCATCATCTGTTGAGCTTTCCAACAGCTCTTTCATCTTGGCTGCGGAGAGGACAGACAGGAAGGACCCTTTGAATGGATACAAACATTACACCGGTGGTTGGAATATCAGTAATAACCACTACTGGGCT TCAGTCGGTTTTACAGCAGCTCCCTTGTTTGTCCTTGCTTTGATCTGGTTCCTGGGATTTGGTTTGGTTTTATTGCTCATATGTTGCTGCTATTGCTGCTGCCGACGTCAGAGTTATTCCTATTCTCGCACGGCATATGCTCTCTCGCTTATTTTGCTCATACTATTTACCTGTGCTGCAAT TGTTGGATGCATCGTCTTGTACACCGGTCAGGGGAAGTTCCATTCCAGCACTTCAAATACTCTAGATTATGTTGTGGGTCAGGCCAACATAACGGTTGACAATCTTAGGAATTTCTCAGAGAGTTTGGCAGATGCTAAGAAGATTGGGGTGGATCAAATCTTCCTGCCTGCTGATATCCAGGGTAAAATTGATGCCATCCAAACTAAGCTCAACTCATCAGCTAATGATCTTTCTACTAAGACAAAGGACAATTCTAGGAAGATTCAGCACGTGTTGGATGAAGT GGTATTGGCTTTGATTATACTTGCTGCAGTGATGCTCCTTGTGGCGTTTCTTGGATTCT TATTCTCCATACTTGGATTGCAATTCCTTGTCTCCAT CTTTGTGATTGTTGGATGGATTCTTGTAGCGGGTACATTTATCTTGTGTGgagtttttcttcttctacataA TGTGGTTGCAGACACATGCGTTGCAATGAACGATTGGGTCGATCACCCTCATGCGCATACAGCTTTGGATGATATTCTTCCCTGTGTTGATACTGCCACTGCTAACGAATCACTGTACCGAGGCAGGGAAGTCACTTTCCAGCTGGTAAATGTTGTGAATCaagtcatcaacaatatttCCAATAGGAACTTCCCTCCTCGTGCCGGACCTCTATATTATAACCAATCCGGACCATTGATGCCCCCACTTTGCAACCCATACACAGCCGGCTTGAGTAACCGTACATGCGCCACTGGAGAAGTCAGCTTGAGCAATGCGTCACAG GTATGGAGGGGTTACATTTGCCAGGCTGCTGTTGTCTCTGGGTCTGAGATATGTACCACCGCTGGCCGGGTTACTCCAGGCATCTACAAGCAAATGGCAGCGGCCGTCAATGTGAGCCAAGGAATATACCTTTATGGGCCATTTCTCACTGGTCTAGAAGACTGCACTTTTGTGCGACAAACATTTACTGAAATTAATAACAATTACTGCCCTGGCCTGGAGCAGCACAGCAAATGGATCTACGTCGGGCTTGTGATGGTGTCGACTGCTGTGATGCTGTCTTTGATCTTCTGGGTCATCTATGCCAGGGAAAGGCGTCACCGCAAGTATAACAAGCAGTTTATTCATTCAGGTCAGCCACCTCTGCCTCTACAAGAGAAAGCACCATAG
- the LOC103721362 gene encoding uncharacterized protein LOC103721362 isoform X2, with translation MAFSRSPPILLLPALLVLFLSFSVSCASSRLHRTLIPGERGEDGLVMWRRSLAENSSSVELSNSSFILAAERTDRKDPLNGYKHYTGGWNISNNHYWASVGFTAAPLFVLALIWFLGFGLVLLLICCCYCCCRRQSYSYSRTAYALSLILLILFTCAAIVGCIVLYTGQGKFHSSTSNTLDYVVGQANITVDNLRNFSESLADAKKIGVDQIFLPADIQGKIDAIQTKLNSSANDLSTKTKDNSRKIQHVLDEVVLALIILAAVMLLVAFLGFLFSILGLQFLVSIFVIVGWILVAGTFILCGVFLLLHNVVADTCVAMNDWVDHPHAHTALDDILPCVDTATANESLYRGREVTFQLVNVVNQVINNISNRNFPPRAGPLYYNQSGPLMPPLCNPYTAGLSNRTCATGEVSLSNASQVWRGYICQAAVVSGSEICTTAGRVTPGIYKQMAAAVNVSQGIYLYGPFLTGLEDCTFVRQTFTEINNNYCPGLEQHSKWIYVGLVMVSTAVMLSLIFWVIYARERRHRKYNKQFIHSDPS, from the exons atggCATTCTCTCGATCACCTCCTATTCTCCTCCTACCAGCCCTTCTCGTCCTCTTCCTTTCCTTCTCCGTCTCCTGCGCTTCTTCCCGGCTTCACCGCACGCTGATACCAG GTGAAAGAGGGGAAGATGGCTTGGTTATGTGGAGAAGGTCTCTTGCTGAGAATTCATCATCTGTTGAGCTTTCCAACAGCTCTTTCATCTTGGCTGCGGAGAGGACAGACAGGAAGGACCCTTTGAATGGATACAAACATTACACCGGTGGTTGGAATATCAGTAATAACCACTACTGGGCT TCAGTCGGTTTTACAGCAGCTCCCTTGTTTGTCCTTGCTTTGATCTGGTTCCTGGGATTTGGTTTGGTTTTATTGCTCATATGTTGCTGCTATTGCTGCTGCCGACGTCAGAGTTATTCCTATTCTCGCACGGCATATGCTCTCTCGCTTATTTTGCTCATACTATTTACCTGTGCTGCAAT TGTTGGATGCATCGTCTTGTACACCGGTCAGGGGAAGTTCCATTCCAGCACTTCAAATACTCTAGATTATGTTGTGGGTCAGGCCAACATAACGGTTGACAATCTTAGGAATTTCTCAGAGAGTTTGGCAGATGCTAAGAAGATTGGGGTGGATCAAATCTTCCTGCCTGCTGATATCCAGGGTAAAATTGATGCCATCCAAACTAAGCTCAACTCATCAGCTAATGATCTTTCTACTAAGACAAAGGACAATTCTAGGAAGATTCAGCACGTGTTGGATGAAGT GGTATTGGCTTTGATTATACTTGCTGCAGTGATGCTCCTTGTGGCGTTTCTTGGATTCT TATTCTCCATACTTGGATTGCAATTCCTTGTCTCCAT CTTTGTGATTGTTGGATGGATTCTTGTAGCGGGTACATTTATCTTGTGTGgagtttttcttcttctacataA TGTGGTTGCAGACACATGCGTTGCAATGAACGATTGGGTCGATCACCCTCATGCGCATACAGCTTTGGATGATATTCTTCCCTGTGTTGATACTGCCACTGCTAACGAATCACTGTACCGAGGCAGGGAAGTCACTTTCCAGCTGGTAAATGTTGTGAATCaagtcatcaacaatatttCCAATAGGAACTTCCCTCCTCGTGCCGGACCTCTATATTATAACCAATCCGGACCATTGATGCCCCCACTTTGCAACCCATACACAGCCGGCTTGAGTAACCGTACATGCGCCACTGGAGAAGTCAGCTTGAGCAATGCGTCACAG GTATGGAGGGGTTACATTTGCCAGGCTGCTGTTGTCTCTGGGTCTGAGATATGTACCACCGCTGGCCGGGTTACTCCAGGCATCTACAAGCAAATGGCAGCGGCCGTCAATGTGAGCCAAGGAATATACCTTTATGGGCCATTTCTCACTGGTCTAGAAGACTGCACTTTTGTGCGACAAACATTTACTGAAATTAATAACAATTACTGCCCTGGCCTGGAGCAGCACAGCAAATGGATCTACGTCGGGCTTGTGATGGTGTCGACTGCTGTGATGCTGTCTTTGATCTTCTGGGTCATCTATGCCAGGGAAAGGCGTCACCGCAAGTATAACAAGCAGTTTATTCATTCAG ACCCATCTTGA